One genomic window of Halogeometricum sp. S3BR5-2 includes the following:
- a CDS encoding CDP-alcohol phosphatidyltransferase family protein has translation MSNEGRSARGWAERLDARARRVVESSTGENMIRHLSVADWLSLAALFWAWVGAVLFVQGEPNWGILAVLVGFVFDKLDGYYAREYGSPSAFGRRVDSFIDVFTYLVSAALLYHVAMRPNWVASAVVGFVVLMFGGLRLVRHNDEGFVGDGEGEEKAGTSYYRGTTVVHTHLVVLANYFLLQFVPVWNGWLAGLTIVAVCPLMTSEYRAQKTEDAHLQVAVGGAVAVGLCLALEFGPL, from the coding sequence ATGTCGAACGAAGGACGGTCGGCGCGCGGGTGGGCGGAGCGACTCGACGCGCGGGCGCGGCGGGTCGTCGAGTCCTCGACGGGGGAGAACATGATTCGGCACCTGAGCGTCGCCGACTGGCTGAGCCTCGCGGCCCTGTTCTGGGCGTGGGTCGGCGCGGTGCTGTTCGTACAGGGGGAACCGAACTGGGGTATCCTCGCCGTCCTCGTCGGGTTCGTCTTCGACAAACTCGACGGCTACTACGCCCGCGAGTACGGGTCGCCGTCGGCGTTCGGACGGCGGGTCGACTCCTTCATCGACGTCTTCACCTATCTCGTCTCCGCCGCCCTGCTCTACCACGTGGCGATGCGGCCGAACTGGGTGGCCAGCGCCGTCGTCGGCTTCGTCGTCCTCATGTTCGGCGGCCTCCGCCTCGTCCGGCACAACGACGAGGGGTTCGTCGGCGACGGAGAGGGGGAGGAGAAAGCGGGAACGAGCTACTACCGCGGGACGACGGTGGTTCACACCCACCTTGTCGTCCTCGCGAACTACTTCCTCCTCCAGTTCGTCCCCGTCTGGAACGGCTGGCTCGCCGGCCTCACGATTGTCGCCGTCTGTCCGCTCATGACCTCGGAGTACCGGGCGCAGAAGACGGAGGACGCCCACCTGCAGGTCGCGGTCGGCGGCGCCGTCGCCGTCGGCCTCTGTCTCGCCTTGGAGTTCGGCCCGCTCTGA